A genomic segment from Oncorhynchus keta strain PuntledgeMale-10-30-2019 chromosome 7, Oket_V2, whole genome shotgun sequence encodes:
- the LOC118385995 gene encoding CD302 antigen-like has product MESLKECRLCPIYLCNFLFVVSCWQSTLAGDCPADGRTWVPFRQRCYHFVHGEEDVAKSYTIDAAKNLCSGYELLSVQSAEENNFITKYSPQVWKGNIHVWLGMYYDSDDDDFKWQDETGLSFNNWGNNSSESELIPMDTCVAMHSSTGEWMKVSCVENPENGVVCETAEKKDGKLAPSPLLSALVILSVIGIMGISAVFWFLHQKHQHGTVLTSFEYHPPFRSPTSDEACLVETDDMA; this is encoded by the exons ATGGAGTCACTGAAGGAATGTCGTCTTTGCCCCATATATTTATGCAATTTCCTTTTTGTTGTTTCTTGTTGGCAATCTACTCTAGCTGGTG ACTGTCCTGCAGATGGGCGCACCTGGGTGCCTTTCAGACAAAGATGCTACCACTTCGTCCATGGAGAAGAAGACGTGGCAAAAAGCTATACGATTGACGCTGCGAAAAACCTCTGCTCAGGATATG AACTGTTGAGTGTCCAAAGTGCAGAGGAGAATAATTTCATCACCAAGTACAGTCCGCAGGTGTGGAAAGGCAACATACACGTGTGGTTGGGCATGTATTATGACAGTGATG ATGATGACTTTAAGTGGCAAGATGAAACTGGTCTGAGCTTTAATAACTGGGGGAATAACTCCAGTGAGTCTGAATTGATTCCCATGGACacctgtgtggccatgcacagcAGCACAGGGGAGTGGATGAAAGTCAGCTGTGTCGAAAACCCAGAGAATGGCGTGGTCTGTGAAACTGCTGAAA AGAAGGACGGCAAACTTG CTCCTAGTCCACTGCTTTCAGCTCTGGTAATTCTCAGTGTGATCGGAATCATGGGGATCTCTGCAGTCTTTTGGTTCCTGCACCAGAAGCACCAACACGGTACCGTCCTCACGTCATTCGAGTACCACCCCCCGTTCAGGTCTCCCACCTCTGACGAGGCCTGCCTAGTGGAGACTGATGACATGGCTTAG